From Juglans regia cultivar Chandler chromosome 8, Walnut 2.0, whole genome shotgun sequence, the proteins below share one genomic window:
- the LOC108986508 gene encoding uncharacterized protein LOC108986508, with the protein MTQALSNIGWEQISLSLLHPSASRARKRRKLFQPSSCDYNPLLSHSISPPISSQTSIFPSSQEENSKPRDSCALCFPKPNLPSSSPFSHFWEGLTKGMDEEAMELGTTEEGGADA; encoded by the exons ATGACCCAAGCTCTCTCTAACATTGGATGG GAAcaaatttctctttctcttttgcaCCCATCGGCTTCTAGagcaaggaaaagaagaaaactctTCCAGCCCTCATCGTGTGACTACAACCCCCTTCTCTCCCATTCCATTTCTCCTCCGATCTCAAGCCAAACatccatttttccttcttctcaagaGGAAAATAGCAAG CCAAGGGATTCGTGTGCCCTCTGTTTCCCTAAGCCGAACCTACCTTCCTCTTCCCCATTTTCGCATTTTTGGGAAGGATTGACCAAAG GTATGGATGAAGAGGCTATGGAGCTAGGCACTACCGAGGAGGGAGGGGCCGATGCTTAG